In Indicator indicator isolate 239-I01 chromosome 7, UM_Iind_1.1, whole genome shotgun sequence, the sequence cagcagaggctgctctggagacatGGCAGTCTCACCTCCTCCTGTTTGCTGCAGCCATGTGGGAGGTACACACCATGGCTGAGATGTTAGGCAGGAGCAGCCACTGTGTTGTGTAGTGCTGTAACAGGGGGTGGCCCACACATGAGGCCATAGGAGCAGAAACCTTACTGTCCTGGCACAACCCTGGCTAAAAAACAACCTATCccctgggcatggtgctgcAGGGTTGGGGCCCACACTTGCCCTGTCACGAAGTGTGAGACCCTGTGGGCAGACCCTTGAAGAGGCAGTGACACAGTTGTCACTCTGGAGGCAGAGAGGACAAGGCCACCTCTCAGGGCCTTTGGAGTGCTAGAGTGCCAGGGTCATCAGGCTTGTACCATCCTCAGTCCTGCTGAGGGCTCAAAAGAGGCCTGTGGAGCTGAGGGGAGTGAGGATTACAGGAGCATCAGGCGGGGTGAGGATGGGTGTTGTGTCCGATGTGGTCTCTTCAGCCTCGCTCTCCAAGTCCTCCAAGCTCTCGCTGACAGAGGGGATGATCTGCACCACTTTTTCCTGGAAGTGCACTTGCTTGCGTGGGGCTGTAGGGGCTGCTTCTTGGACAGGAGCTACTGGGGTCAGGCTTCTGTCCTTGCTGCCCTTCAGGATGCTCTTCATATGGCCCAGCAAGGAGTGGTGCTGCTCCCTCTGGGACGCGTAGAAGGTGTAGGTCTGCTCAGTGTCACCAGCGATAGTTGGGGCTGCCACAGTGGCTGAAGGGTCCACGTACTGGCCTGCCTGGGGATGAGTCTCTTTGTGCCCTGCgctcttcctcctcttgctcAACAGGAAATAGGCCAAGGCAGTGAGCACCAGCATGGACCCTGGGGAGAAGGCCGTGTTGGCTGAGTGCCAGAGCAAGGTGAAGTTCTCACCAAGCACTGCTTGGTCTAGCTAGCTCAGTGCCATCCACAAccagcccagcaccccacaATTCCCCACCCTCTCTGGCCCTTGAAAACCCATGCTCCTCTTCCATTTGCACTATTCCCCATGCCAGCATAGGCTCCTCACCAGGGATAGTGACATGCCAGATGAGGACAGGATGCAGGAAGCAAGCCACTGAGAGCAGCGTGTATCCCAGGAATTTCTGAAAGCTCCCTGGGCGTCTAGCCCGCTTCCAGCAGGCCTGTGCCAGGGAGTCAGGCTCATATCTGGGGAGAGAAACACAGGTCCTTGTGGGATGGGGAACCAAGGACACAGCAAAAAGATCTGGATCTAACTGTCATGCATCTAGATGTGAAGATCCTCACTCTGATTTTCCAGGAAACCAGTGTGTTGATCAGGGAAGGTAGACAAAGCCTGAGTCTCTTCCATGGGAAGAAGGGTCCAGAGGCTACTTCTGCCAGGGGTCAACATCTCAGGCCGTATCTCCTTAGTGTCTTTGTCCACTTAACCACTAGTTGAGTGTCTATTAGATGGAGTAAAGTGTTGCCTCTAAGCTCTTAGAGCTTTTGAGTTTATACTAGAAGACAGCAGAAGTGCCCCTTCTCTGAGAACTACATAAggattttttatattttaacttAAATTTCTGCCCTGTCTCTGgcatggagctgcagctcaCTCTGGGGATCTGGATTTTTCTTTAACACCAGTCTCTTGTAGGGCCTCATACTGTTTTAAGCAGATGCTGCAGACCAGGCTTTGTCATATCGATGCTCAGCAAATTACACCACAGCCCTGAGTTAAAATACAGGTTTAATTGACTATGGACATGGCCCCGCTTACCTCCCCCCTGCCTGAGTGCACTTGCCATGGCATTAGGGACAGGACCTTTGGTCTAGCATTTGCAGATTAACTAGATCTTGTGTTGCCTCTAAAGGGGCAAGTTGCCTTAGGGACATTCCaccaaggctggagaagactggATAGGGTCTACTCACGTGAAGCACATCTCCAGGAGCAAACTGACAAAGAAGAAACCTTCACAGACAGCAACTGCAACCCCTGAAAAACTGAAAGGTGGAACTGTCAGGGGGGCAGGACTGGACTTGAGTACACTCTCCAAGGCAGAAAGGGCATAGAGAGCCAGGATTTAATATCCAATTCAAAAGAGTCTGTGTGCTGGAGTCTGAACATCCCCTGCTTGGCTCCTTTGTGGAGGAGAGCTCAAAGCCCTTCTGCCTCTAGAGGGTCAACTTGCAGCCAGTGTCACCTCTGGCCTGGGTGAGTCTACAGTGACATGAATGATCTTAGAATGCACTAGGTTGGAACTGTCATCTAgtctaactgaaaaaaaaaaaaatcaaatctagTTCTGAGATTTGGCAGGCAGAAATTTCTCCTGTATCTCTAAATGTCAACATTTTCACTAGGTGTGTGATGACCTTGAAGAACTGAATCCACCTGTTTTGTTCCATCTGTATTTATTActgcatttctgtatttcttcttaCTCCAACACTTCTAAATGATGCTATATATTCTTCACACATCTATGGTTTGGTTTCCAGGTAAGCCAAATTTATGATTCTTAAACATGCATCTCGAAGGCAGTATGATAATATTACAAGCTCTTCTAGTGTAAAAGGCACAACTGACAATTGTCTTCGACCTAGAATGTCTACTGGATCACCAAAGAATTTGTTGTCATGAGAAGAAGTAAGTGAACGACTAAACAAAGACCTAAAAAAGGTAGAAGAGAAGGATAATTTGACTATGGACTTCTGAAGACATTGAGGAGCCTCTTGAAATCAAGTGGCACCATAGACCCTGTAATCATTCATGTAGTCATTGAAAGTATCAAATACCAAAGATGCAGTGGCATCACTTTCTAACAGAAATAGCTTACTTTTCTGAAACCTAAATATGGAGACCTGAATTCCCCAAAGCCTTGGAcactgctccatgctgctgttGAAGTCTAGTCTGGGGCTGTGTATGGTGGAAGGGTTGAACATGTTACCCACCTCAGCTTTGACTTTAAGGGCAAAAATACTCACAGCAGATAGAATGCCAGGCTTTTGAACTGTCCTCGCTGCAGAGTTTCTACGCCCACACCAATCAGCACTAGAAAAAGAAGGTAGGAAAGATGCTGACTGCAAGGCTGGTTCCCAACTGTCTGGTGCCTTACCAGCTCCTAGGATCAATGCTCTGGTTtccccaggggctggcaggCCTGTTCCTACTGTGCTGTGAAGCATGTTAGCATTGCCAGCAGCAGTGATTCATGCTGACACACCAACCCAGAGGGGTCAGAGCTGAATGATGGTCTTGACATACAACCCAGAAACCCATCCCAGCTGTATCCCTATCATGGCAGCCTTGCCACTGtgtgggctggggagaggtgtTCTAGGGATACCATCTGGCCTTGGACATCCAGGGAAAATAAGCAGCCCTGTTCTGCATGACTTCTACCCCTTGCCACACAGCTCCATCACAACTGCCACAGGGACTCCTGCTGCTCCATCTGCCTCTGCCCCCTCCCATTGTGGGAACCTCTCTGCTTAGGTACTACCCCCTACCCCTTACCACACAGTGTCTGCTAGCCTCACTCTCATGTCCTCTCTGTTTGCCCAGGCCTGCTGCACCCAACatgtggctgcagggctgcagcagggtgggaaaCTGTGTCAGCTGCCTTCTCACAAAGGGCTGTAGTCATGGCATCAAAAGCCTTTGCTagccaaacagaaaaacacataATGGAAGCATGAAGATTAAAACTAAGGAATGAACATCCCCTCAGTgcaccagccagcacagcacagtgggGAGTCAGTTTAAGGGGGATTAAGAGTATTAGCGAGACTAAAATCCTCCCTGGACTGGCCACTGGGGGCCAATAGCTTCAGGGAATGGAAAATTTCTTTCAACATCCTTCAGTTACCCACAAGGCTATTTCCAAAATGGAGCAGAATGAGCATCTCACATCAACAACTGGCTGTTCACAGTGCACAAGGGACAGTGgcatggagctgagcagggccCAGCTCTAATGTCTAAGGCACTGTTTTAGGCAGTTACTGCACAACTCTCTGTGCTTGATGTCTCCACGTCACTGAACAGTCCCTGCCCACCCACTGGCGCTCAGGAAATCCACTGGCACTCAGGAATTCCACTTCCACTCCTGCTCAATGCATGCTTGCAAAAAAGTTTGAGGTGCAGGTTGGCTTCATTATTTTGAGCTCTGGTTTTcaccagctggagaagagcGCCAGGCTTCCAAACAGGGATGCAAACCAGTGTCTATCAAGCTTATGAGGTGGGTAAATGCTAAAGGTCTCTCTGTGCCTGAGCACACAGATTTGCAGTCCTGGCTGAGCTAAGTTTTGCCAGGGTTCTTGCAACATTTGTTCCCTGCGTCACCTGAGCTACTGGCTCCTGTTAGCTAGGGAAAAGCTTGGAACCCATGAGCCACCCTTCTCCGTGGaggctgcctctgcagccctgaGGGAAATCAACCTTATTAGAGGGCTGTGAAGATGTGTGAGCTGTGTAATCCTGCATGCAAAGTATTGTCCTTTTCTATCTCATGACTCTTCTTTATAATCTTCTCTACAACTGTGGAGTTTATTCATTTGTTCTCTGGGGATAAATGCAGAGTTCAACAGCTCAGCTGTTACACTCAAGTCTCTGCTCTGGATGGGGAGGTTTCCTCATTTTGCACAGCTTCTACTTTTTCCACAAAGCAGTTTGCTTGAAGAATCTGCAAGAAGCCAAGGGCTGTTTTCGAGGTGTTTGTTTGGATTAGTTGCAGCTTTGATTTGGATCTTTTCCAAACCATGTGGCTAAAGACAGATGATTAGGAATTAAATGTTTGAAAGCATGAGAATTAAGAAATAAGTAAGGACTCTCCCCTAGATGCAGAAATCACAAAGGCTTAAAATCTCTGCACTACAGAGATGCCCCAAACACTGCAGCACATTGCAGAGCTGTTTGATCTCTCTTTGCCCTGTCAATGGTAGGGCTGTCTGATTTCTCCCACACAAGAAACTCTGTAACCCCATCATTGCAGACTGCCATTACACTCCAAGATCTTTGAGGAAGGGGAGGTTTATATTATGTGGGTAACCTATGTTTGCAGGCAGCTTATGGAGCTGGTCAGGCTTTCTGAGAATCAATTAGTGAGGCTGATAcactctcctctccctttcttatttttatttcaaacaacACCCATGGGATTCTCTTCTGTATGGTTTCCATTTCATGGAAAAACCTCACACACCTCATCAGACACTGAACACTGCATCAAGCTGTTTTCTTACTCCATTGAGACACATAGAAGAATAACACATAGGGACCTCCCATTCTTTGCTGGCCTTTTGGGAAAATCAGGTGATACTGGGAATGTATCAGATCCATGAAAAAGCACAGAGAGCTGTAATACAGCTTTAAGCAAGATACTTTATACTTCCCCAAAATTGTGATGCTCAGCAGAGAGACAACTGCACTGCTCATTTCTGGAAGTACTAGAGAAAGAGTTGTAGGCAATGCaaaatgatgaaaagaaaacaatcagGAAAGAGACTGTATTCCACTAAAATACTCCCAGATTATAAAATACTCTGAATGTTACTGTTCTAGCTTTAGTTTTACATTGGCAATGAGCTCATGTTTTCTCCCAGCAAGGTCCTTATGAGTTTCTTTAGAGCTTTAAGAGAGAATATAGGGGACTCATGTGGGCCTGAGGGTAATAATGATAGGGGAAGGAAGAGATCTGCATTTGCTAGCAAAAGCTGTGTCTCAGCCCTTCTGTGTTGCTGTCTTGTCATGGTGTGCACTTGTCTACTGGGAGTTCGTGTAAACTCAGAGACTCAAGTCTCTGCCCTATATCTGTAGTCTAAAGCACATTcctgagcactgccttcagtgtCCCAGCTGGGCTTTCAGTGGCCTTGGGGACCAGTAATCTCTTCGGCTAACCTGTGTGCTTTCTACTTTGTCCCTGACCTGAGCAAAGTGTCTCTCATGGGTGTGTAGTTGATAAAGGAAATGCAAAGGTCGGAAGGCCTGCTGTGACCTACTCTGCAGTATCTGAATCTGAAATTCCCGGGGGTCTGACAGAAGAACCACAGGCCCTACCTCAAGTCACCTCTCACATCTGGTTCACACTTCCAGCCTTTAGGCAAATCAGGCGCTTCGATCTCAGCTTCAGGCAAGCTGAGGCAGAGACCACTGTCTGTCCTGTCCCATAACAGTGAGTCAGCAACTGTGCCAGAGTGTACCCCTGAGGCCTCTACATTAGCTGTTTGCCCATGCCCTATCTGGAGTCGCCTCATATTGAGAAGGTTATTCACCACAGATCAGTCCTTCTGGGTGAGAAGCTGTGCTTGAGACATCTGGCTCAAATCACCTGCATTTCACCTGAAACATAGCACTCAGATGTGTCACCAAACCCAGAGGACGCTGGTTccaagcagcccctggcagtgGGTGAAAAGATGCAACTAGCCAGGTGGGTGAATTTATGATGTTTGTACTGCAGCTATAAGCTGAACTGCTTCCTGAGCCTGCTCCCTGATGGGTTGCTATAGAGGCAGAGTGACAGTTTGGCAATAGGTGAGCTGTGATGGCTGCAACTTCTCCATCCTGCCTCGCACATGACATCTCACTAGATAGCGCAGGGAGATCCTCCTTCATTTTCACATCCCACAGAACATCCTGGCAGTTTTGTGCAGCCAGGAGTATTTTGCTTTTCACTCACTTTGCCCATTCCCCTGTCTGTTTTACAAgaacattattttgttttcttttccatttgtgCATTAGCTTG encodes:
- the TMEM72 gene encoding transmembrane protein 72; translated protein: MRYKAFWSTLEYTCRLLGITTAAVLIGVGVETLQRGQFKSLAFYLLFSGVAVAVCEGFFFVSLLLEMCFTYEPDSLAQACWKRARRPGSFQKFLGYTLLSVACFLHPVLIWHVTIPGSMLVLTALAYFLLSKRRKSAGHKETHPQAGQYVDPSATVAAPTIAGDTEQTYTFYASQREQHHSLLGHMKSILKGSKDRSLTPVAPVQEAAPTAPRKQVHFQEKVVQIIPSVSESLEDLESEAEETTSDTTPILTPPDAPVILTPLSSTGLF